Proteins from one Gimesia maris genomic window:
- a CDS encoding four-helix bundle copper-binding protein, with product MSLKQSCIDACLKCATDCEFCLDAMIGKESDNDCPHCCRECVDICLYTAQALARNSKYSSQISQLCADICTWCAEQCEAHEHYHCQACAASCRKCAAECKEIVTV from the coding sequence ATGAGTCTCAAACAATCCTGTATCGACGCCTGTCTGAAATGCGCGACAGACTGTGAATTCTGTCTGGACGCCATGATTGGAAAAGAGAGCGATAACGACTGCCCTCACTGCTGTCGCGAGTGTGTTGATATCTGTCTTTATACAGCGCAGGCGCTGGCCCGTAACAGCAAATATTCATCACAGATCAGCCAGTTATGCGCTGACATCTGTACCTGGTGCGCAGAGCAGTGTGAGGCCCACGAACATTATCACTGTCAGGCATGCGCCGCTTCCTGTCGGAAGTGTGCCGCGGAATGCAAAGAAATCGTCACTGTCTGA
- a CDS encoding sialidase family protein yields the protein MKLLFSLLTFLFLMTNTLPVSADDKLPLIDVSGQTEQHSVIAAGTPQVYQGHPTTLLLPDQKTLLAVWCINHGGSAGPMARSEDGGKTWSRIDERLPAGYSTHQNCPSIYRMIDSKGKARLWVFSAALGKRGGPGMPSIMSEDNGATWKEMPPLGFPCVMTFSSMVRLKDGRYLGLYHKGPDGKDRAPLVVLQTISADGGFTWSKPQVVAEVAGKNPCEPCVFRSPDGNQLCCLMRENTHKGNSLMMFSNDEGATWTKPVDTPWGLTGDRHKQVFTQDGQLVICFRDQAPGSSSRGHFVAWVGTYDDIVNGRDGKYRVKLLHHHGRTGDCGYPGVELLPDGTIVATTYVKYRDNKDKNSVVAVRFKLDELSKPEDK from the coding sequence ATGAAACTCCTGTTTTCCCTCCTCACGTTTTTATTTCTGATGACAAATACACTCCCGGTTTCAGCAGACGACAAACTCCCTTTGATCGATGTCTCCGGACAGACAGAGCAGCATTCTGTTATCGCCGCTGGCACGCCTCAGGTCTACCAGGGGCACCCCACGACATTACTGCTGCCCGATCAGAAAACGCTTCTGGCCGTCTGGTGCATTAACCACGGAGGTTCAGCCGGCCCGATGGCTCGAAGTGAAGATGGCGGCAAAACCTGGTCCCGCATCGATGAACGCCTACCCGCCGGTTATTCGACACATCAGAACTGCCCCAGTATCTACCGCATGATTGATTCGAAAGGGAAAGCCCGCCTCTGGGTCTTTTCCGCGGCACTCGGCAAACGCGGTGGCCCCGGGATGCCCAGCATCATGAGTGAAGACAACGGCGCCACCTGGAAAGAGATGCCCCCGCTCGGGTTCCCCTGCGTCATGACCTTCAGCAGCATGGTCCGCCTGAAAGATGGTCGCTATCTCGGCCTGTATCATAAAGGACCGGACGGCAAAGACCGTGCCCCGCTGGTCGTGCTGCAGACCATCTCCGCCGATGGCGGCTTCACCTGGTCGAAACCGCAGGTGGTCGCCGAAGTCGCTGGCAAAAACCCCTGTGAACCCTGTGTCTTCCGCAGCCCGGACGGCAATCAGCTCTGCTGCCTGATGCGCGAAAATACTCACAAAGGTAATAGCCTGATGATGTTCAGCAACGACGAAGGCGCCACCTGGACTAAACCGGTCGACACTCCCTGGGGTTTAACTGGCGACCGTCACAAACAGGTTTTCACTCAGGACGGGCAACTTGTCATCTGCTTCCGTGACCAGGCGCCCGGCAGTTCCAGCCGCGGACACTTCGTTGCCTGGGTCGGCACATACGACGACATCGTCAATGGCCGCGATGGCAAGTACCGCGTCAAGCTGCTGCATCATCATGGACGCACCGGTGATTGTGGCTATCCCGGTGTGGAACTGCTCCCCGATGGCACCATCGTCGCCACCACCTATGTCAAATACCGCGATAACAAAGACAAAAACTCCGTCGTCGCCGTACGGTTCAAACTTGATGAGTTATCGAAACCCGAAGATAAATAG
- a CDS encoding type 1 glutamine amidotransferase domain-containing protein gives MSKFNLEGKRIAFLVTDGFEQVELTEPWEAALQAGADVQLISLNAGKVQGVHHDEKGDQFAVDQTVDEVSAEDFQGLVLPGGVFSPDALRVHETAMDFVRDFFKQGKPVAAICHGPWSLVEADVVSGRRVTSWPSLKTDLKNAGATWVDEECVCDEGLVTSRNPDDLPAFCSKMLEEFAEGKHAKQTA, from the coding sequence ATGTCGAAATTTAATTTAGAGGGAAAGCGAATTGCATTTCTGGTAACCGATGGATTTGAGCAGGTCGAACTGACTGAGCCCTGGGAGGCAGCCCTGCAGGCAGGTGCGGATGTGCAACTGATCTCATTGAATGCAGGCAAGGTTCAGGGAGTGCATCACGATGAAAAAGGCGATCAGTTTGCGGTCGATCAAACCGTCGATGAAGTGAGCGCGGAGGATTTTCAGGGACTGGTGCTTCCCGGCGGCGTATTCAGCCCTGATGCGCTGCGGGTGCATGAAACCGCAATGGACTTTGTGCGCGACTTCTTCAAGCAGGGAAAACCGGTAGCCGCGATCTGCCATGGCCCCTGGTCACTGGTGGAAGCAGATGTGGTCTCTGGTCGTCGTGTGACCTCTTGGCCGAGTCTGAAGACCGACCTCAAAAATGCCGGCGCGACGTGGGTGGATGAGGAATGCGTCTGCGATGAAGGCCTGGTGACCAGCCGTAATCCGGATGATCTGCCTGCGTTCTGTAGTAAAATGCTGGAAGAGTTTGCCGAAGGGAAACACGCAAAACAGACCGCTTGA